From Fimbriimonadia bacterium:
GCGGGTTCTAACCCGCGCGGGCGGGCACTGCCCATAATGAGCGCCGTGCGTCGAGAAGGTGCGGCTTGGCGTACGCGGGCCAGGACACTGGGGGCTTTGGGCAGCTTCAGCTTCGCTGAGAGCGGGCGGGGGTGTTGGCCACGGGGGCGGCTGCGTGTTCGAAGAGCACTTCGCTAGCCACGCGAACCGCGTCTTGTGCTGTCAGACCGCAGTCGGCAAGTAGCTGGTCCTGCGAGCCGTGCTCCACGAAAGCATCCGGCAGGCAAAGATGCCGCACTCGAACTCCGGAGAGATCGTGGTCGAAAAGTAGAGACTTGATGGCTTCGCCGACGCCTCCACGCCCAACGTTCTCCTCGAGAACGATGAGGAAACGCGTCATGTGGGCCAACTCCAGAATCGCCTCGGCGTCAATGGGCTTTGCGAATCGCGCGTTGAAGACCGCT
This genomic window contains:
- a CDS encoding 1-deoxy-D-xylulose-5-phosphate synthase (catalyzes the formation of 1-deoxy-D-xylulose 5-phosphate from pyruvate and D-glyceraldehyde 3-phosphate), which encodes AVFNARFAKPIDAEAILELAHMTRFLIVLEENVGRGGVGEAIKSLLFDHDLSGVRVRHLCLPDAFVEHGSQDQLLADCGLTAQDAVRVASEVLFEHAAAPVANTPARSQRS